One Ranitomeya imitator isolate aRanImi1 chromosome 1, aRanImi1.pri, whole genome shotgun sequence DNA window includes the following coding sequences:
- the PEX11B gene encoding peroxisomal membrane protein 11B: MDSWVRFTSQSQAKERLLRAAQYACTLLGYTLQKNGAGTDVITTIKQLEAHLSLGRKLFRLGNSVDALESAKRAIHLSDVVLRLCITVSHLNRAMYFACDNILWLGKTGLSKNMDQEKWSQRSFRYYLFSLIMNLSRDLYEIKLLMEVETGAKRSSSKMENGTVTRGDRPLHHILALQLRLLVHVLQGNPPLLLDLVKNACDLFIPLDKLGLYKTNLGVVGLCGLTSSILGILTILHPWLKLKP, encoded by the exons AGCGGCCCAGTATGCCTGCACATTATTGGGGTACACACTGCAGAAGAATGGGGCCGGTACGGATGTCATTACCACCATCAAACAGCTGGAGGCGCACCTGAGCCTGGGCCGGAAGT TGTTCAGACTGGGGAACTCTGTGGACGCCCTGGAGTCAGCGAAGCGTGCCATCCACCTGTCAGATGTGGTACTGCGGCTCTGCATCACGGTCAGCCACCTGAACAGAGCCATGTACTTCGCCTGCGATAATATCCTGTGGTTGGGGAAGACCGGACTGTCCAAGAACATGGACCAGGAGAAGTGGAGCCAGCGCTCCTTCAG GTATTACCTTTTCTCCCTCATCATGAATCTGAGTCGCGATCTCTATGAGATAAAATTATTGATGGAAGTGGAAACTGGTGCGAAACGTTCATCCTCCAAGATGGAGAATGGCACAGTGACCCGGGGTGATCGCCCTCTGCACCACATCCTGGCACTCCAGCTACGTCTTCTGGTGCACGTCCTGCAGGGTAACCCCCCACTCTTGCTGGATCTTGTGAAGAATGCGTGTGACCTCTTCATCCCGCTGGACAAACTGGGACTGTACAAGACCAACCTGGGTGTGGTGGGCCTATGCGGTCTGACCTCCTCCATACTGGGCATCCTCACCATCCTGCACCCCTGGCTGAAGTTGAAGCCCTGA